The Rissa tridactyla isolate bRisTri1 chromosome 6, bRisTri1.patW.cur.20221130, whole genome shotgun sequence genome includes a region encoding these proteins:
- the AHSG gene encoding alpha-2-HS-glycoprotein gives MKALAALILLVQLPIHQAVTAAPPAPLGCDDPESEAAAEFAVNYINGHSHHGYKFALNRIDNIRVLSQGLNNDIIFLELDLLETTCHILSPTPLANCTVRSFTQHAVEGDCDVKLQKRDGKLSVLASKCHSHADSNEDVLQLCPDCPLLASLNTTDVLTTVTAALNDHNSKTAHAYLRLLEIGRARIQYHPVHSVSVEFAVAATNCSAEEAKNNVEACQLLPDDQSNFGFCTATRVTRPSEDLRVDCQLYGHQPGVTYSQPGQDTSAGLVPSAAQGFTNHNLRLSHNNPVASESSSSEFPTSVLSAKSVAKRAVAEVAQHDKVPRPVGFVPPPPPPCPGKVRHFKI, from the exons ATGAAGGCATTGGCAGCTTTAATATTGCTTGTTCAGCTTCCAATTCACCAAGCCGTTACAGCAGCTCCCCCTGCTCCCTTGGGCTGCGATGACCCAGaatctgaagcagcagctgaatttGCTGTGAATTATATTAATGGCCACAGTCACCACGGATACAAGTTTGCCTTAAACAGAATTGACAATATCCGCGTGCTATCCCAG gggcTGAATAATGACATAATATTTCTTGAACTCGACTTATTAGAGACCACGTGCCACATCCTCAGCCCTACGCCTCTTGCAAATTGCACAGTAAGGAGCTTCACACAACAC GCAGTTGAGGGTGACTGTGATGTCAAATTGCAGAAGCGGGATGGAAAGTTATCTGTACTCGCTAGTAAATGCCACTCACACGCAG ACTCCAATGAAGAtgttctccagctctgccctgacTGCCCACTGCTGGCAAGCCTGAACACCACCGACGTATTAACTACGGTTACAGCTGCACTCAATGACCACAACAGCAAAACCGCCCATGCCTACCTCAGACTCCTTGAGATCGGGAGAGCCAGAATACAG TATCACCCAGTGCACAGTGTCTCCGTTGAGTTTGCTGTGGCTGCCACGAACTGCTCGGCAGAAGAAGCCAAGAATAATGTGGAGGCCTGTCAGCTGCTGCCCGACGACCAGTCT AATTTTGGTTTCTGCACAGCAACAAGGGTAACACGCCCCTCAGAGGACCTCAGGGTGGACTGCCAGCTCTACGGACACCAG cctGGAGTCACCTACTCTCAACCAGGTCAAGATACATCAGCAGGTCTGGTGCCCAGTGCTGCACAAGGCTTCACAAACCATAATCTCAGGCTCTCTCACAATAACCCTGTTGCATCTGAATCCAGCTCTTCAGAATTTCCTACTTCCGTGCTCTCAGCAAAATCTGTAGCAAAGAGGGCAGTTGCAGAGGTTGCTCAGCACGACAAAGTACCTCGCCCAGTTGGCTTtgtgccgcctcctcctcctccgtgccCGGGGAAGGTTCGCCATTTCAAGATCTAG
- the FETUB gene encoding fetuin-B → MCRTGSLSRMVLLISVLFGIQVLCPTATSLPAREASAALLSHRCDDTAAEQAADLALRQINAHRKEGYVFRLYRIFSVREHPQEITGSVFYLVLDVVDTECHVLSKRLWKDCAARSAHTTVYGQCKAIIYINRARNIAHLNTYECTLQRVPPRYIWRVCPDCPVDDCPTEPKYLEAAVQSLAKFNEESEQTHYFSVLNVTRASMQWVVGPAYFVEFLIQETSCSKSDAIADISKCKPLSSELAQTGFCKGSVVKSDLEHKQFVTISCEIYSPQDPATEEGQQQADQTPGTSSHDHQAFPSETSPFSPHLEKTVGWVKILPPSTEDNSFQNLAEGQNEHEDGKPVPPEAVGPTPSLDGEKTQVDKPDLTKPVTGPVILPFPEELSLSDSCPGEAKEENSIIQPLLPKKPTKV, encoded by the exons ATGTGCCGCACTGGTTCTCTAAGCAGAATGGTTCTCCTCATTTCAGTGCTCTTTGGCATCCAGGTGCTGTGCCCCACGGCCACCTCTCTTCCTGCCAGAGAAGCATCGGCCGCGCTGCTCTCCCACCGCTGTGATGACAcggcagcagagcaggctgcagaCCTGGCTCTCCGGCAGATCAATGCCCACCGAAAAGAGGGCTACGTGTTCAGGCTCTACCGGATTTTCAGTGTGCGAGAACATCCTCAG GAGATCACTGGTTCTGTCTTCTATCTCGTCTTGGATGTAGTAGACACCGAATGCCATGTACTCAGCAAAAGGTTGTGGAAGGACTGTGCAGCCAGATCTGCTCATACAACT GTTTATGGTCAATGCAAAGCAATTATCTACATTAATCGGGCAAGAAATATTGCTCATCTGAATACTTATGAGTGCACTTTACAACGAG TTCCACCCAGATATATTTGGAGAGTATGTCCTGACTGCCCGGTTGATGACTGTCCAACTGAGCCCAAATATTTGGAGGCTGCTGTTCAAAGTCTTGCAAAGTTCAATGAAGAGAGTGAACAAACTCATTATTTCTCTGTCCTCAATGTCACAAGAGCTTCAATGCAG TGGGTTGTTGGTCCTGCATATTTTGTTGAGTTTTTAATTCAAGAGACATCCTGCTCCAAAAGTGACGCTATTGCTGACATCTCCAAGTGCAAGCCACTTTCATCAGAACTAGCT caaACAGGTTTCTGCAAAGGCTCTGTGGTAAAGAGTGACTTGGAACACAAACAGTTTGTCACAATATCCTGTGAAATCTACAGTCCGCAG GATCCTGCCACTGAAGAGGGGCAACAGCAAGCTGATCAGACACCTGGAACATCCAGCCACGATCACCAAGCTTTCCCTTCTGAAACCAGTCCTTTCTCCCCACACCTAGAAAAAACAGTGGGCTGGGTTAAAATTCTACCCCCTTCAACTGAGGACAACTCTTTCCAAAACCTAGCAGAAGGCCAAAATGAACATGAAGATGGAAAGCCAGTTCCACCTGAGGCTGTAGGACCTACACCCAGTCTTGATGGAGAAAAGACTCAAGTAGACAAACCAGACTTGACCAAACCAGTCACTGGACCAGTTATTCTCCCTTTTCCTGAAGAACTTTCTCTATCAGACTCATGCCCAGGAGAAGCGAAGGAGGAAAATTCCATCATCCAGCCTTTGCTGCCTAAAAAGCCTACCAAAGTCTAG